One Solibacillus sp. R5-41 DNA segment encodes these proteins:
- a CDS encoding GerAB/ArcD/ProY family transporter — MNEKSISQKQLYFMVLQSQIGIGLLALPSNVFGHSKNDGWISVLLAGISIQILILLLWTLLNGFKGKSIFEISVIVFGKYVGKFINILYTVYFLIVMALLAFLFANLLKEWILGYTPFSILLLIILATTIYIGKSNLRVLARFYMLTAGVIIISIVLPWFAFTFNFEWAYLFPIGQSGVGNITMGAHDAIVAMLGFEIIAVVLPFVEGTYKQSLKNVSLANMTVTLMYVYFTIACYLIFSPAEIKIISEPVLYLLKAVSFPWVERLDLIFLSIWIIPMTTSLVTYFYLSSKGAAYTLHKGQRKYTIWYLPLFVFILGLFFSSEFELKQFSKYVAISGYIFSVFIPLLTLLVSIVRKKYNYRSSSV; from the coding sequence ATGAATGAAAAAAGCATTTCTCAAAAGCAATTATATTTTATGGTTTTACAGTCCCAAATAGGGATAGGGCTTCTAGCACTTCCCTCCAATGTTTTTGGTCATTCCAAAAATGATGGATGGATTTCTGTCCTGTTGGCAGGGATTAGTATACAAATATTAATTTTGCTACTGTGGACTTTACTAAATGGATTTAAAGGCAAGAGCATTTTTGAAATCTCGGTCATTGTATTTGGCAAATATGTAGGGAAATTTATTAACATTTTATACACCGTTTACTTTCTGATTGTAATGGCTTTATTAGCGTTTCTGTTTGCGAATCTTTTAAAAGAATGGATATTAGGGTATACACCGTTTTCAATTCTACTCTTGATTATACTGGCAACAACAATCTATATAGGAAAGAGCAATTTGCGGGTGTTGGCTCGATTTTATATGTTAACCGCAGGAGTAATCATCATTTCCATCGTACTTCCTTGGTTCGCCTTCACATTCAATTTCGAATGGGCCTATTTATTTCCGATAGGACAATCGGGAGTAGGGAATATTACGATGGGAGCCCATGATGCCATTGTAGCCATGTTAGGATTTGAGATAATTGCGGTCGTTTTACCTTTCGTGGAGGGGACGTATAAACAATCATTAAAGAACGTCTCATTGGCAAATATGACGGTGACCTTGATGTATGTTTATTTTACGATTGCTTGCTATTTAATATTTAGTCCAGCGGAAATTAAGATTATTTCAGAACCTGTTTTATATTTATTAAAAGCGGTGAGTTTCCCATGGGTTGAGCGACTCGATCTAATTTTCCTATCGATTTGGATTATTCCAATGACAACCTCCCTTGTAACATATTTTTATTTATCGAGTAAAGGTGCAGCATATACCCTGCATAAAGGGCAAAGAAAGTACACCATTTGGTACTTACCTCTCTTTGTGTTTATTTTAGGTTTATTTTTTTCTTCCGAGTTCGAACTGAAACAATTTAGTAAATATGTTGCTATTAGCGGTTATATCTTTAGTGTATTTATTCCACTCCTTACTTTACTTGTGTCAATAGTAAGAAAGAAATACAACTATAGGAGTTCATCTGTATGA
- the pheS gene encoding phenylalanine--tRNA ligase subunit alpha, translated as MEQQLKQLEHEVLTKIAEAADLKALNEVRVAYLGKKGPITDLLKGMGKLSAEERPKMGALVNTVRENVTAQLEQKIAALEEAAILAQLENESIDVTLPGAQVRIGNRHPLTRVVEEIEDLFVGMGYEIAEGPEVEKDYYNFEALNLPKGHPARDMQDSFYISEELLLRTHTSPVQARTMEAKKGETIRIICPGKVFRRDTDDATHSHQFMQIEGLVIGENIRMSDLKGTLDVLAKKMFGAEREIRLRPSFFPFTEPSVEVDVSCHKCGGEGCNVCKKTGWIEILGAGMVHPNVLEMAGYDSKKVSGFAFGIGAERIAMLKYGVDDIRHFYTNDTRFLAQFHQAEV; from the coding sequence ATGGAACAACAATTAAAGCAATTAGAACATGAAGTTTTAACGAAAATTGCAGAAGCTGCAGATTTAAAAGCGTTAAATGAAGTTCGTGTCGCTTATTTAGGTAAAAAGGGTCCAATTACAGATTTATTAAAAGGAATGGGCAAGCTTTCGGCCGAAGAACGTCCGAAAATGGGTGCGCTTGTAAATACAGTACGTGAAAATGTAACTGCTCAATTAGAGCAAAAGATTGCTGCTCTTGAAGAAGCGGCAATTCTAGCACAACTGGAAAATGAGTCAATTGATGTCACATTACCAGGTGCCCAAGTGCGCATCGGAAATCGTCATCCATTAACACGTGTAGTGGAAGAAATTGAAGATCTATTCGTTGGTATGGGCTATGAAATCGCGGAAGGTCCAGAAGTCGAAAAAGACTACTATAACTTCGAAGCGTTAAACTTACCAAAAGGCCACCCAGCACGTGATATGCAAGATTCTTTCTATATATCTGAAGAGCTATTATTACGTACGCATACATCACCTGTACAAGCACGTACAATGGAAGCGAAAAAAGGAGAAACAATCCGTATTATTTGTCCAGGTAAAGTATTCCGTCGTGATACAGATGACGCGACGCATTCACACCAATTCATGCAAATTGAAGGGCTAGTAATTGGGGAAAACATCCGCATGTCTGATTTAAAAGGGACGTTGGATGTATTAGCAAAAAAAATGTTCGGTGCAGAGCGTGAAATTCGCTTACGTCCATCTTTCTTCCCGTTCACAGAACCATCAGTAGAAGTGGATGTGTCTTGCCATAAATGTGGTGGTGAAGGCTGTAATGTTTGTAAAAAGACTGGCTGGATTGAAATTTTAGGTGCTGGTATGGTTCATCCAAACGTACTTGAAATGGCTGGCTATGACTCGAAAAAGGTTTCAGGCTTCGCATTCGGTATCGGTGCAGAGCGTATTGCAATGTTAAAATATGGGGTGGATGATATTCGTCATTTCTATACAAATGACACGCGTTTCTTAGCACAATTCCACCAGGCAGAAGTGTGA
- the qoxB gene encoding cytochrome aa3 quinol oxidase subunit I: MKEFFAQFAIPHPSLLIYIAMASMVIGAIALVAIVTYFKLWGYLWREWITTVDHKKIGIMYLLTALLMLFRGGVDAIMLRMQLAVPDNAFLDAQHYNEVFTTHGVVMILFMAMPFIIFFFNYLVPLQIGARDVAFPRLNAVSFWLFFMGMGLFNLSFVIGGSPDAGWTSYFPLAGNEFSTSVGTNYYMISLQIAGLGTLITGVNFITTIMKMRAPGMTLFKMPMFTWSALIANLIIVFAFPVLTVALAMGTLDRLFGTQFFTTANGGMDMLWANLFWVWGHPEVYILILPAFGLFSEIITTFARRNLYGYNSMVWSMLMISVFSFAVWTHHFFTMGQGALTNSIFSITTMAIAIPTGVKIFNWILTLYKGKIVITTPMLYALHFLPLFTLGGVTGVMLAMSAADYQYHNTMFLVAHFHNVIIPGVVYAMLAGLTFYWPKMFGFMLNEKIGKATVWVMSIGFVLAFMPMYITGLDGQARRMYTYSESTGFSFLNMVSFIGAGLMTVSFIMLVWNIWYSFKNSPRDISSDPWDARGLEWATHTPVPVYNFAITPNLEKGSSEAFWDSKKNGVQLFKGKIEDIHMPNNSGQPFIMSIFFFIAGFGMVFSMWPMAIFGLIGVLATMAARSLEDDHGYHIHAHEVEETEKSYEKGGAK, from the coding sequence ATGAAAGAATTTTTTGCTCAGTTTGCCATTCCACATCCAAGCTTATTGATTTATATTGCGATGGCTTCGATGGTTATTGGCGCAATCGCTTTAGTAGCTATTGTCACATACTTTAAATTGTGGGGCTACTTATGGCGCGAATGGATTACAACTGTTGACCATAAAAAAATCGGTATCATGTATTTACTCACTGCATTATTAATGCTATTCCGCGGTGGTGTAGACGCAATTATGTTGCGTATGCAACTTGCTGTTCCAGATAATGCATTTTTAGATGCACAACACTATAATGAGGTATTTACAACACACGGGGTAGTCATGATTTTATTCATGGCCATGCCATTTATCATTTTCTTCTTTAACTATTTAGTACCATTACAAATCGGGGCTCGTGACGTAGCGTTCCCACGATTAAATGCTGTTTCATTCTGGTTATTCTTCATGGGGATGGGATTATTCAACCTCTCATTCGTAATTGGTGGATCTCCAGACGCTGGTTGGACTTCTTACTTCCCACTAGCAGGTAATGAATTCAGTACTTCTGTTGGTACAAACTACTATATGATTTCGCTCCAAATTGCGGGTCTTGGTACGTTGATTACAGGTGTTAACTTCATTACGACAATTATGAAAATGCGTGCACCAGGCATGACATTATTCAAAATGCCAATGTTCACTTGGTCGGCACTGATTGCCAACTTAATTATCGTATTCGCATTCCCTGTATTAACAGTGGCACTTGCAATGGGTACGTTAGATCGTTTATTCGGTACACAATTCTTTACTACTGCTAATGGTGGTATGGACATGTTATGGGCCAACCTATTCTGGGTTTGGGGTCACCCTGAAGTATACATCTTGATTTTACCGGCATTCGGTTTATTCTCGGAAATTATTACAACATTTGCTCGTCGTAATCTATATGGCTACAATTCAATGGTATGGTCTATGCTTATGATTTCAGTGTTCTCATTTGCAGTTTGGACGCACCATTTCTTCACAATGGGTCAAGGTGCATTAACAAACTCAATCTTCTCGATTACAACAATGGCGATTGCCATCCCGACAGGTGTAAAAATCTTTAACTGGATACTCACGCTGTACAAAGGGAAAATTGTTATAACGACACCAATGTTATACGCGTTGCACTTCTTGCCGTTATTTACATTAGGTGGGGTAACGGGTGTTATGCTTGCGATGTCAGCAGCTGACTACCAATACCACAACACAATGTTCTTAGTAGCTCACTTCCATAACGTAATCATCCCTGGTGTTGTTTACGCGATGTTAGCTGGTTTAACATTCTACTGGCCAAAAATGTTCGGCTTCATGCTGAATGAAAAAATTGGTAAAGCAACAGTTTGGGTAATGTCTATTGGATTCGTATTAGCGTTTATGCCAATGTATATTACTGGTTTAGATGGTCAAGCGCGTCGTATGTACACTTACTCTGAATCAACAGGCTTTAGCTTCTTAAACATGGTATCGTTCATCGGTGCTGGTCTAATGACAGTTTCGTTTATCATGCTTGTATGGAACATTTGGTATAGCTTTAAAAACTCTCCTCGTGATATTTCAAGTGATCCTTGGGATGCGCGCGGTCTTGAGTGGGCAACGCATACACCAGTTCCGGTTTATAACTTTGCAATTACACCAAACCTTGAAAAAGGATCTTCAGAAGCATTCTGGGATTCTAAGAAAAACGGGGTTCAATTATTTAAAGGCAAAATAGAAGATATCCATATGCCAAATAACTCGGGTCAACCGTTTATTATGTCAATATTCTTCTTTATTGCAGGCTTCGGTATGGTATTCAGCATGTGGCCAATGGCAATCTTCGGACTAATCGGCGTATTAGCGACAATGGCTGCACGTTCATTAGAAGATGATCACGGTTACCATATTCATGCTCATGAAGTAGAAGAAACAGAAAAAAGTTATGAAAAAGGAGGTGCGAAATAA
- the pheT gene encoding phenylalanine--tRNA ligase subunit beta, giving the protein MLVSLKWLSQYVDFESLTANELAEKITRAGIEVDAVIDRSQGMTNVVVGHVVSKEKHPEADKLNVCQVDVGEEELQQIVCGAPNVDAGQKVIVARPGAKLPGGIKIKKAKLRGQESNGMICSLQELGIEGRLVPKAYAEGIYVLPADSVPGADVLALLGLDDTVLELGLTPNRSDAMSMLGVAYDVAAILGQDVKLPVITYAKATEKATDLLKLRVENIEANPMYAAKVVKNIEVKDSPLWLQHYLMAAGVRPLNNVVDITNYVLMEYGQPLHAFDYDQLETGEIVTRLAKDGETMTTLDDQERKFASHNLVITNGLEAEAIAGVMGGAKSEVSNATKTVVIESAYFNPASVRRTSKEIGLRSDSSARFEKGVDPNRVLVAAERAAQLLAELANGEVLEGTVLVDELDKTPVRIVVSPDFINGRLGMKISLEDMLEILERLKFDVEAANGVLVIDAPTRRGDIKIPEDIVEEIARMYGYDEIPMSLPAGDQVGKLTAYQAGRRIVRNVMEGAGLYQAVTYSLTSSASAQKFALKEESTTKLLMPMSEDRSTLRQSLIPHLVEAASYNVARQAETVAFYEIGSVFFGQTADGTPVEEEHLALVLTGKWIDNSWQGEKKNVDFFVAKGMIEAVFAKLGLTNKVTYAKAVVDGLHPGRTAEILLDGEKIGVLAQLHPQEQKAMDVKETYVAELNLHAILKAAKEDLIYSVVPRFPVMTRDIALELDRTVPAGEMVEVIKNAGTKLLKDVKVFDVYEGEKMTEGKKSVAFSLKYFDPERTLTDDEVVAAHNKVLKALAEAGAEVR; this is encoded by the coding sequence ATGTTAGTATCATTAAAATGGTTAAGCCAATATGTTGATTTTGAATCATTAACAGCCAATGAATTAGCTGAAAAAATTACACGCGCAGGTATTGAAGTAGATGCTGTGATCGACCGTTCACAAGGGATGACAAATGTTGTCGTAGGTCATGTTGTATCAAAAGAAAAACATCCTGAAGCAGATAAATTAAATGTGTGCCAAGTAGATGTTGGGGAAGAAGAGCTTCAACAAATCGTATGTGGTGCACCAAATGTTGATGCAGGGCAAAAAGTAATCGTTGCACGTCCAGGGGCAAAATTGCCAGGTGGCATTAAAATAAAAAAAGCAAAATTACGTGGTCAAGAATCAAACGGTATGATTTGCTCGCTACAAGAGCTAGGCATAGAAGGGCGTCTTGTACCTAAAGCGTATGCAGAAGGTATTTACGTATTACCAGCTGACAGCGTGCCAGGAGCTGATGTTTTAGCGTTATTAGGCTTAGACGATACGGTATTAGAGCTTGGTTTAACACCAAACCGTTCAGATGCGATGAGTATGCTAGGTGTTGCATATGATGTGGCGGCGATTTTAGGTCAAGACGTGAAATTACCAGTAATTACGTATGCAAAAGCTACTGAAAAAGCAACGGATTTATTAAAGCTTCGTGTTGAAAATATCGAAGCAAACCCAATGTATGCAGCGAAAGTTGTGAAAAACATTGAAGTAAAAGATTCGCCATTATGGCTACAACATTACTTAATGGCAGCGGGTGTTCGTCCACTGAATAACGTAGTCGATATTACAAACTATGTGTTAATGGAATATGGTCAACCGTTACACGCATTTGACTATGATCAATTAGAAACGGGTGAAATTGTAACGCGTCTTGCTAAAGATGGTGAAACGATGACTACGTTAGATGACCAAGAACGTAAATTTGCGAGTCACAATCTTGTTATTACGAATGGTCTAGAAGCAGAAGCTATTGCTGGTGTAATGGGCGGAGCAAAATCAGAAGTATCAAATGCGACGAAAACAGTCGTAATTGAATCGGCTTATTTCAATCCTGCATCAGTTCGTCGTACATCAAAAGAAATTGGCTTACGTTCGGATTCGTCTGCACGCTTTGAAAAAGGTGTCGATCCAAATCGTGTATTAGTAGCAGCTGAACGGGCAGCACAATTACTAGCTGAGCTTGCAAACGGGGAAGTATTAGAAGGTACTGTTTTAGTCGATGAGCTAGACAAAACGCCAGTACGAATTGTTGTATCACCAGATTTCATCAATGGCCGTCTAGGGATGAAAATTTCTTTAGAAGATATGTTAGAAATTTTAGAGCGTTTAAAATTCGATGTAGAAGCAGCAAATGGTGTATTAGTAATTGATGCACCAACGCGTCGTGGAGATATTAAAATTCCAGAAGATATCGTTGAAGAAATTGCACGTATGTATGGCTATGATGAAATTCCAATGAGCTTACCAGCAGGGGATCAAGTCGGAAAGTTAACAGCTTACCAAGCAGGTCGCCGTATCGTTCGTAATGTGATGGAAGGTGCGGGTCTTTACCAAGCGGTTACGTATTCACTTACTTCTTCAGCGTCTGCACAAAAATTCGCATTAAAAGAAGAGTCTACAACAAAATTATTAATGCCAATGTCTGAAGATCGTTCAACTTTGCGACAAAGCTTAATCCCACATTTAGTGGAAGCGGCAAGCTATAATGTAGCGCGTCAAGCGGAAACAGTAGCCTTTTATGAAATTGGTTCTGTCTTCTTTGGCCAAACAGCAGATGGAACACCAGTAGAAGAAGAGCATTTAGCACTTGTTTTAACAGGTAAATGGATTGATAATAGCTGGCAAGGTGAAAAGAAAAATGTCGATTTCTTCGTTGCAAAAGGAATGATTGAAGCTGTATTTGCAAAACTAGGCTTAACGAATAAAGTAACGTATGCTAAAGCAGTAGTAGATGGCTTACATCCTGGACGTACAGCTGAAATTTTATTAGATGGCGAAAAAATTGGGGTTCTTGCACAGTTACATCCACAGGAGCAAAAAGCAATGGATGTGAAGGAAACATATGTAGCAGAACTAAATTTACATGCGATTTTAAAAGCAGCAAAAGAAGATTTAATTTATTCAGTTGTTCCTCGATTCCCAGTCATGACACGCGATATTGCGCTTGAACTTGATCGTACAGTGCCAGCTGGTGAAATGGTGGAAGTCATTAAAAACGCCGGTACAAAATTATTAAAAGATGTGAAAGTATTCGATGTTTATGAAGGGGAAAAAATGACAGAAGGTAAAAAGTCAGTTGCATTCTCATTAAAATATTTTGACCCAGAGCGTACATTAACAGACGATGAAGTAGTAGCAGCCCACAATAAAGTACTAAAAGCATTAGCCGAGGCCGGTGCAGAAGTACGCTAA
- the qoxD gene encoding cytochrome aa3 quinol oxidase subunit IV, giving the protein MAKFFPLGQVMGFIFSLVLTGIAMLVYFTDMSFTTGMIVLLVTAFIQAGLQFLVFMHAGETEDKWSIYSNIFYGIGLVVLTILGTLLILLWDM; this is encoded by the coding sequence ATGGCGAAGTTCTTTCCTTTAGGTCAAGTAATGGGCTTCATCTTTTCACTTGTATTAACAGGAATTGCGATGTTAGTGTATTTCACAGATATGTCATTCACGACAGGTATGATTGTTCTTTTAGTAACAGCGTTCATACAAGCTGGATTACAGTTCCTGGTATTCATGCATGCTGGTGAAACAGAAGATAAATGGTCAATTTACTCAAACATTTTTTACGGTATAGGTTTAGTAGTTCTGACAATTTTAGGTACACTTTTAATCCTACTTTGGGATATGTAA
- a CDS encoding spore germination protein, giving the protein MFKRKGVKGNGLNTYENLQQEEKSLFPKLADNIFFVQNSLVHTEDLIIHHLSETDTLFFIESLVDSKEISDKVLTRIMASDNEIICDIKITNLYEITNFLIEGYAIFISEGRTYAAAFNSAAQEKRAIQEPLSEKILKGSHEGFIENLETNILLVRKYIKNPKLMVRYMTLGERSRTKVAVIYIEDLANDDIINELFRRLSYAKVDYIQSPGHIQEFIEDETYSPFPQMLNTERPDRVVANLMEGRFAIIADGSPTAMIAPINFFAFIQTPDDYNNRWLIGSFLTLFRVMSLMIAIGLPSLYIAVVSFHYEIIPFELVLALKGTLEFVPVPPIVEAVSMLIILELLSEAATRLPSPIAQTIGVVGGLVIGTAVVEANLVSNSMVVVVALTAVASYALPITEMGTTIRLLSFPLMVASSLFGLVGIVFGLMVILLHLCKLESFGTPYFTPLAPFRLSENKDTIIRLPLGQFIKRPSGPRPKDSVRTGHPRGWKRDE; this is encoded by the coding sequence ATGTTCAAACGAAAGGGAGTAAAAGGGAATGGTTTGAATACGTATGAAAACCTTCAACAAGAAGAGAAATCTCTTTTTCCAAAATTAGCCGACAACATATTCTTTGTTCAAAACTCACTAGTTCATACAGAAGATTTGATTATTCATCATTTATCCGAAACAGATACTCTCTTTTTTATTGAATCTTTAGTTGATTCAAAAGAGATTTCTGATAAAGTTTTAACACGCATTATGGCTAGTGACAATGAAATCATATGTGATATAAAAATTACCAACCTATATGAAATTACAAATTTTCTTATAGAAGGATACGCTATTTTTATTTCAGAAGGTAGGACCTACGCAGCTGCGTTCAATTCCGCAGCACAAGAAAAAAGAGCAATTCAAGAACCTTTAAGTGAAAAAATATTAAAAGGTTCACATGAAGGATTTATTGAGAATTTAGAAACAAATATTTTATTAGTTAGAAAGTACATTAAAAATCCTAAGCTAATGGTAAGGTATATGACGTTAGGAGAAAGATCCCGCACAAAAGTTGCCGTCATTTATATAGAAGATTTGGCCAACGATGATATCATAAATGAATTATTTCGCCGATTATCTTACGCGAAAGTTGATTATATACAGTCACCTGGTCACATACAGGAATTTATTGAAGATGAAACGTATTCTCCTTTTCCACAAATGTTAAATACGGAACGACCTGATCGTGTTGTAGCTAATTTGATGGAAGGTAGGTTTGCAATCATAGCTGACGGCAGTCCAACGGCTATGATTGCACCGATAAATTTCTTTGCTTTTATTCAGACACCTGATGATTACAATAATCGTTGGCTAATTGGTTCATTTTTAACGCTATTCCGAGTGATGAGTTTAATGATTGCGATTGGTTTACCCTCTTTATACATTGCGGTCGTTTCTTTTCATTACGAGATAATTCCATTTGAACTCGTCCTTGCTTTAAAGGGAACGTTAGAATTTGTCCCTGTCCCGCCCATTGTCGAAGCTGTGTCCATGCTTATAATTTTAGAACTTTTAAGTGAGGCAGCTACGCGTTTGCCAAGTCCAATTGCCCAGACGATCGGTGTCGTAGGTGGTTTAGTTATCGGAACAGCAGTAGTAGAAGCGAATTTAGTATCGAATTCTATGGTTGTCGTCGTTGCGTTAACAGCAGTAGCCTCTTATGCACTTCCTATTACAGAGATGGGGACAACCATTCGCTTGCTTAGTTTCCCTCTCATGGTGGCCTCCTCTTTATTTGGTCTTGTTGGGATTGTGTTTGGATTAATGGTTATTTTACTTCACCTATGTAAGCTGGAATCCTTTGGTACACCTTATTTTACGCCATTAGCACCTTTTAGGTTATCAGAAAACAAAGATACAATAATTAGGCTTCCACTTGGGCAATTTATCAAAAGGCCATCTGGTCCACGTCCGAAAGATAGTGTTAGAACAGGTCACCCTAGGGGATGGAAAAGAGATGAATGA
- the qoxC gene encoding cytochrome aa3 quinol oxidase subunit III, which produces MGKVNNNVPLEYSTEENNLKIFGFWVFLGAEIMLFGTLFASYFTLVDRTGTGPTGAEIFEITPVLLETFILLVSSFTIGLAIHAMRLGSKKATISFMVITLLLGAAFISVEVYEFIHYVHIGAGITVSAFTSILLTTLGTHGLHVTFGLLWGTFLIIQIAKRGLTPVTAGKTFVFSLYWHFLDVVWIFIFSFVYLKGMM; this is translated from the coding sequence ATGGGGAAAGTTAATAATAATGTTCCTTTAGAGTATTCTACTGAGGAAAACAATTTGAAAATCTTTGGTTTCTGGGTATTCCTAGGTGCGGAAATTATGTTATTCGGTACATTATTCGCATCATACTTCACACTTGTGGACCGTACAGGTACTGGTCCAACAGGTGCTGAGATTTTCGAAATCACACCTGTTTTACTTGAAACATTTATTCTTTTAGTATCAAGTTTTACAATCGGGTTAGCCATTCATGCAATGCGCCTTGGTAGTAAAAAAGCAACGATTTCATTTATGGTAATTACATTACTATTAGGTGCAGCATTCATAAGCGTAGAGGTTTATGAATTTATACACTATGTACACATCGGGGCTGGCATAACAGTAAGTGCATTTACATCTATTTTATTAACAACTTTAGGGACACACGGTCTTCACGTTACATTTGGTTTATTATGGGGTACATTCTTAATTATCCAAATCGCAAAACGTGGCTTAACACCAGTTACAGCAGGGAAAACATTTGTATTCTCACTTTACTGGCACTTCCTAGACGTTGTTTGGATCTTCATCTTTAGTTTCGTGTACTTGAAAGGAATGATGTAA
- a CDS encoding Ger(x)C family spore germination protein, whose protein sequence is MKKGMLILIVLNLWLLTGCWDVRLLKDNSLVVGIGLDVEDDDKIMQTAVIRQIKQDSGGTGKPATSNVIYSAAGNTLRETRSYIQKQLGGKYASNKMQVLMLGEELAGEDILPIIDIFYRDPRNSLGAKLVVAEGTAKDLLNMKMSEDVFISEKIYKTLIETEEQTLIPGVTIQSVCPDLFDPGKDFALPYIKAKDSDNFDVAGMALFHDKSFTGTVLEGEDATVLLYLNGEHGESSTLSFNVNPEEEQFQNQFLTTNAFLKDQKLKVKVDKSHNVSVEINVKLNVTVVEYPKDHLFEHEKVLKLNKEISKQLTEKAEKVVEQLQKANCDYFGIGRELMAYHPETWKEIDWPDAFPTIDIKPKIEVEITGTGILK, encoded by the coding sequence ATGAAAAAAGGAATGCTCATCTTGATTGTTTTGAATTTATGGTTATTAACGGGGTGTTGGGATGTACGGCTATTGAAAGATAATAGCTTAGTAGTAGGGATAGGTCTCGATGTAGAAGATGATGATAAAATAATGCAAACGGCCGTCATCAGACAAATCAAACAAGACAGTGGCGGAACTGGAAAGCCTGCTACATCAAACGTCATTTATAGTGCTGCTGGAAATACATTGCGAGAGACTCGGTCCTACATTCAAAAGCAGCTTGGAGGAAAATATGCATCGAATAAAATGCAAGTTCTTATGCTTGGCGAGGAATTAGCGGGAGAAGATATTCTTCCAATTATAGATATTTTTTATAGGGATCCAAGGAATTCTTTAGGGGCAAAACTGGTTGTTGCTGAAGGTACTGCTAAGGATCTACTTAATATGAAAATGTCAGAGGATGTTTTTATTAGTGAAAAAATATATAAGACTTTAATAGAAACGGAAGAACAAACATTGATTCCTGGCGTAACGATTCAATCGGTTTGTCCAGATTTATTTGATCCAGGGAAAGATTTTGCGCTGCCTTATATAAAAGCAAAGGATTCAGATAATTTTGATGTAGCTGGAATGGCTCTTTTTCATGATAAAAGCTTTACAGGTACAGTATTGGAGGGAGAAGATGCGACAGTCTTGTTGTATTTGAATGGAGAACATGGGGAAAGTTCAACGTTAAGCTTCAATGTCAATCCAGAAGAAGAACAATTTCAGAATCAATTCCTCACGACAAATGCATTTTTAAAGGATCAAAAGTTAAAGGTAAAAGTCGATAAAAGTCATAATGTTTCTGTTGAAATTAATGTGAAATTAAATGTTACAGTAGTAGAATATCCGAAAGATCATTTATTTGAACATGAAAAAGTACTTAAATTGAACAAGGAAATTTCTAAGCAATTAACCGAAAAAGCAGAAAAAGTAGTTGAACAATTACAAAAAGCCAATTGTGATTATTTTGGAATTGGTAGGGAACTAATGGCTTATCATCCTGAAACTTGGAAGGAAATCGATTGGCCAGACGCGTTTCCTACGATTGACATCAAACCTAAAATAGAAGTAGAAATAACAGGTACGGGAATTCTTAAATAA